The region CTGACCTTGTTGCCCGCATTGCTGAAAGCTACGGGGTTGAGATGATGAACGTCCTTACAGGATTCAAATTTATCGCTGAAAAAATCCAAGAATTTGAAGATACTCACAGCCATACCTACATGTTTGGTTTTGAAGAAAGCTTTGGTTATCTAATTAAACCTTTCGTTCGTGACAAGGATGCCATCCAAGCTCTTGTGCTCATTTGTGAGGTTGCAGCCTACTATAAATCTCTTGGTAAGACCCTCTACGATGGTATTCAAGATATTTACGCTGAATATGGCTACTTCATGGAAAAAACAATCTCTGTAACCCTTGAAGGAATCAACGGAAGCGAGCAAATCAAAGAAATCATGACCAAGTTCCGCACATCTGCTCCAAAAGAATTTGACGGAATGAGCGTTGTCTTGACTGAAGACTTCAAGGAACTTACTGCCACTTCTAAGGACGGAGCGGTTGAAAAACTTACAACTCCACCAAGTGATGTTCTTAAATACCACCTTGAAGATGGTAGCTGGATTGCTGTTCGCCCAAGTGGAACTGAGCCAAAAATTAAATTCTACCTGGCTGTTGTTGCTGATACTGAAGCTGCTGCCCAAGCAAAACTTAACAACATTGAAACAGAAATCAACAACTTTCTAGCATAAAAATAACCCCCTACTAACCTAGGGGGCTTTATTTAGATGGTAAAACAGGAAAACCACCCGAGACTGGGTGGTTTTTACTTACTTATAAAATAGCTGACAAAGCTGCTCCAAGAGCTCCTGCAAGGGTTAAGATAAGCATAATCCATGCCACAGCTATTACCATTTTTTGAAAGGGAGTTTTCCCCTTACTACGTTCCTGATATGCCATAACTACCTCATTTCTTGGCTAGTTTATCAAAATTTTTCCCCTTTTGCAAGTTGACCTAAATGGCTAGGTTCAAAAAGCAATCTTAGGCTTCAAGTTCCTTAACAATGGCAAGAATTTGATCCTTAGTATGAACACCTGCAACCTGCTTAACAACTTCACCGTCTTTTTTGAAAAGAAGGGTAGGAATACTCATAACACCAAATTGTGAAGGTGTAGTAGGATTTTCATCTACATCCATCTTAACGATTTTAAGTTCACTTTCATCGATTTCATCTGAAAGTTGATCAAGGATAGGACCTTGCATACGACATGGACCACACCAAGTTGCCCAAAAATCAACAAGGACTAAACCTTCTTTTGTTTCTTCTACGAAATCTTTATCTGTAACTGCTACTACCATTTTAATTTCCTCCTGTTTACTTTTCTTTGTGTTTATGGATAGCTTTCCATCTGCTTTTATTCTACTAAATTTTCTTAAAAATTGCTTGCTATAAGGCTTACTTTAAGATAGCAATGGTTGCACCACTTCCGCCAGCATTTTGCGGAGCATAGTCATAGGACTTGATATGAGGATTTCTTCTCAAATACTTCTGCACCATCTCCCGAATAACTCCTGTACCGATACCATGGACAATGGTAATTTGCCCCATATTGTTTAAGAGGGCTTGGTCGATGTATTCTTCAAGGTCACGCTCAGCCTCCTCATAACGCATTCCCCTTAGATCAAGTTGACCCTTGAGGGTTTTACCCTGACTCCTTTTAACAACGTTAACCTTCTTCGAAGCCTTCTGCTCCTCTTTTTTGATGGGTTCAAATTCGTCTTCCCCTAGGCGGGTGTTAATAAGTCCCATCTGTACCTGCCAGCGGCCATCTTTTTCAAGCTTAACAAGGGTTGCCTTTTGGCCGTATTCATTAACAATAACCTCAGCTCCAGGCTTAAGACCACGAGCCTTCTTGGCCTTCTTAAGTACCTTATTTTTTGACAAATCGACTGTTTGTGGGGCAAGTTTTGAAAGTTCAGCCTTGGCATTTATAATCTCATGTGGCTTAAGTTGTGACCTTTCATTTAGATCCTTAAGGATTAAATCAGCTTCTTCTGTTGCAAGCTTGATAATATCTTGAGCTTCAACCCGTGCCTTATTTAGCTCCTGCTCCCTATCCCTATTAAAGGCCTTATACATCTTGCTTAAATCATTGTGGAGCTTCAGGTTTTCAGCTTCAAGCTTTTTGATGTTGGTCAGGCTTTCACTCAGGGAATAATTTTTTTCTTCAAGATTTGCAATCATAAGGTTTACATCTTGATCATTTTGGTCAATCAAAGACTCTGCCTGCTCAATAATCTTATCAAAAAGTCCCAGGCGTTTTGAAATTTCAAGGGCATTAGACCGCCCCGGAACGCCCATAATTAGACGGTAGGTTGGTCTAAAATTATCCAGGTCAAACTCCATGCTGGCATTGATTACACCAGGATTTTCGACCCCGTAAGCCTTAAGTTCAGGATAGTGGGTGGTGGCCATGGTTTTGGTCTTAGACAGGCGGAGGAAATCAAGAATGGAAATGGCAAGGACTGCCCCCTCCTTGGGATCGGTACCAGCTCCTAACTCATCTAAAAGAACCAAACTATCCTTGTCTACATGATTTAGAATATCAATGATATTTGTCATGTGACTTGAAAATGTCGACAGGCTTTGTTCAACAGATTGTCCGTCACCAATGTCTGCAAAAATTTCGTTAAAGATACCAATCCTACTTCCCTCTTCAGCAAGAATAGGAAGCCCTGATTGCCCCATAAGTTGGGCTAGACCAAGGGTTTTTAAGCTGATGGTCTTCCCACCAGTATTTGGACCTGTAATAACGATGGTATTAATGCTTGCATCAAATTTTAAGGTATTAGGAACAGACATGGAATCATCGATTAGGGGATGGCGGACCTCATACAGGCTAATATCCTTATCAAGACTTAGCTCAGGAATCACGCCCTTTCTTTCAAGCTTGTAGCCATACTTGGCATTGATTAAGTCAAAGTGACCTAAAAGCCAGTTATTCTGCCTTAAATCCTGGCTGTGAGGTCTTAGGGCATCAGATACCAGACTTAAGATTCTTTCAATCTCATTTCGTTCTTCAAGCTTGTTTTGAGAAAGTTTATTATTTAAAGACAGGGCTTGCTTGGGCTCAATGTAGACCGTCTGGCCACTTGCACTCATGTCATGAACCACTCCAGGTACCTTGTTTTTGCTTTCAACCTTGACAGGTAGAACTTGGCGATCATTTCTGATGGTGATGATTGACTCACTTAGATTGCTGGCATTTTTAGATAGACTTTCCTGCATGATTTGTCTGATATCTGCCTCAAGTTTCTTAGAAGACATCCTAAGCTCAAAAAGCCTATCACTTGCTGTATCAAGAATGTGGCCTGTTTCATCAACAATTTGCAAGAGACCATTTAACTTTGGTAGGTCCTTAAACTTATCAAGGAGATTTTTTAGGCTATCAAAGGTTACATTTTGGCAGTCATAAAAATAATTTAAGAGCTCACTTACGACTCTAGTGACCCGCTTAATCTTAGCAAGCTCAACCCCATTCAGATTGGCTTCAAGATCAAGCCTTCTTAAAATATCGGTTAAATTTTCAGTTTGGCCAATTTTTAAGGGACCATTTTCTTGGATGGCACTTGTAAGCTCAGAAAGCTCCTTAAACCACTCTAAGATTTTGTCCTCCCTGGTCGTGGGTAGAAGGTTTGCGAGCTCCTCTAGCCCCTGGGCTGTATTTAAAAAGGGGATAAATTGCTCCTTAACCTTTTGAAATTCAAGGGTTGTTAGTATTTTTTTATTCATTAGTTCTCCTGCTATCTAAAAAAGGGCATAGGCCCTATTTAATTGGATTCAAATGGATGATATTTTCAAAGAAACTGGTTAGTAAAAATTTTGA is a window of Streptococcaceae bacterium ESL0729 DNA encoding:
- a CDS encoding endonuclease MutS2, whose amino-acid sequence is MNKKILTTLEFQKVKEQFIPFLNTAQGLEELANLLPTTREDKILEWFKELSELTSAIQENGPLKIGQTENLTDILRRLDLEANLNGVELAKIKRVTRVVSELLNYFYDCQNVTFDSLKNLLDKFKDLPKLNGLLQIVDETGHILDTASDRLFELRMSSKKLEADIRQIMQESLSKNASNLSESIITIRNDRQVLPVKVESKNKVPGVVHDMSASGQTVYIEPKQALSLNNKLSQNKLEERNEIERILSLVSDALRPHSQDLRQNNWLLGHFDLINAKYGYKLERKGVIPELSLDKDISLYEVRHPLIDDSMSVPNTLKFDASINTIVITGPNTGGKTISLKTLGLAQLMGQSGLPILAEEGSRIGIFNEIFADIGDGQSVEQSLSTFSSHMTNIIDILNHVDKDSLVLLDELGAGTDPKEGAVLAISILDFLRLSKTKTMATTHYPELKAYGVENPGVINASMEFDLDNFRPTYRLIMGVPGRSNALEISKRLGLFDKIIEQAESLIDQNDQDVNLMIANLEEKNYSLSESLTNIKKLEAENLKLHNDLSKMYKAFNRDREQELNKARVEAQDIIKLATEEADLILKDLNERSQLKPHEIINAKAELSKLAPQTVDLSKNKVLKKAKKARGLKPGAEVIVNEYGQKATLVKLEKDGRWQVQMGLINTRLGEDEFEPIKKEEQKASKKVNVVKRSQGKTLKGQLDLRGMRYEEAERDLEEYIDQALLNNMGQITIVHGIGTGVIREMVQKYLRRNPHIKSYDYAPQNAGGSGATIAILK
- the trxA gene encoding thioredoxin produces the protein MVVAVTDKDFVEETKEGLVLVDFWATWCGPCRMQGPILDQLSDEIDESELKIVKMDVDENPTTPSQFGVMSIPTLLFKKDGEVVKQVAGVHTKDQILAIVKELEA
- a CDS encoding DUF4044 domain-containing protein, whose product is MAYQERSKGKTPFQKMVIAVAWIMLILTLAGALGAALSAIL